One window of the Staphylococcus equorum genome contains the following:
- a CDS encoding DUF445 domain-containing protein produces the protein MQTFLIIVFMMVIGSLIGGVTNILAVRMLFHPFKTYYIFNKRVPFTPGLIPKRRKEVADKIGQVVEEHLLTESLIQSKLNAPSSRQAIEEVLLNQIQKLKQENMTLQYFADKLDLDITQLANEKLDLVISNKLDEFYQDNQTTPIKQIIPEEIEASIDSKIDLVPDLLFERASVYLNSEKGAADIASMLETFFNEKGKIVGLLQMFMTKESIADRIQHELIRLTKHPKAKAIAKQVIDNEYETVKAKNLNELVSESQYNSFKTSVTELAVGYLDVDKVSKQSFNTLMPSFIHFLESKVCQKLTDVIIENISKHISPIMKKINLRQMIEEQINTFDLAYIEKLIIDIANKELKLIMLLGFLLGGIIGLLQGVIAIFV, from the coding sequence ATGCAAACTTTTTTAATAATTGTATTTATGATGGTGATTGGGTCATTGATAGGTGGAGTAACAAATATTTTAGCAGTTAGAATGCTATTTCATCCATTTAAAACCTATTATATTTTTAATAAACGTGTACCCTTTACACCTGGATTAATACCAAAACGTAGAAAAGAAGTCGCTGATAAGATTGGTCAAGTTGTTGAAGAACACTTATTAACGGAAAGTTTAATCCAATCAAAATTAAATGCACCATCTTCAAGACAAGCAATTGAAGAAGTATTACTCAATCAAATTCAAAAATTAAAACAAGAAAATATGACATTGCAATATTTTGCTGATAAGTTAGATTTAGATATTACGCAGTTAGCAAATGAAAAATTAGACTTAGTGATTTCAAATAAATTAGATGAATTTTATCAAGATAATCAAACTACACCTATCAAGCAGATTATTCCTGAAGAAATAGAAGCTAGCATTGATAGTAAAATAGATTTAGTTCCTGATTTATTATTTGAAAGAGCAAGTGTGTACCTCAATTCAGAAAAAGGTGCGGCTGATATTGCATCTATGTTGGAGACTTTCTTCAACGAGAAAGGTAAAATAGTTGGCTTATTACAAATGTTTATGACTAAAGAGAGTATTGCTGATCGTATTCAGCATGAACTTATTCGTTTAACTAAACATCCTAAAGCTAAGGCAATTGCAAAACAGGTCATTGATAATGAATATGAGACTGTGAAAGCTAAAAATTTAAATGAACTTGTTAGTGAAAGTCAGTACAATTCATTTAAAACTTCTGTAACTGAATTAGCCGTTGGTTATTTAGATGTAGATAAAGTATCAAAACAATCGTTTAATACTTTAATGCCAAGCTTTATTCATTTCTTAGAAAGCAAAGTTTGTCAAAAACTAACAGATGTTATTATAGAGAATATATCTAAACATATATCTCCAATCATGAAAAAGATTAATTTAAGACAAATGATTGAAGAACAAATTAATACATTTGATTTAGCTTATATAGAAAAATTAATTATTGATATCGCAAATAAAGAACTGAAATTAATTATGCTTTTAGGTTTTTTATTAGGGGGCATAATAGGGCTATTACAAGGCGTAATTGCAATTTTTGTATAA
- a CDS encoding YlbF/YmcA family competence regulator, with amino-acid sequence MAVNLHDHANQLEQALRESDEYQAIQKAYANVKENKESKELFDEFRETQLEFQQKQMQGEEIGEEELQKAQEQAQKIENDSNISELMAAEQNMSQIFQEINQIIVKPLDEIYAD; translated from the coding sequence GTGGCAGTAAATTTACACGATCATGCAAATCAATTAGAACAAGCTTTAAGAGAAAGTGATGAATACCAAGCTATTCAAAAAGCTTATGCAAATGTTAAAGAAAATAAAGAGTCAAAAGAATTATTTGACGAATTCCGCGAAACTCAATTAGAATTCCAACAAAAACAAATGCAAGGTGAAGAAATCGGTGAAGAAGAGCTACAAAAAGCACAAGAACAAGCTCAAAAAATCGAAAATGATTCAAACATTTCAGAATTAATGGCTGCTGAACAAAACATGAGCCAAATCTTCCAAGAAATCAACCAAATCATTGTTAAACCTTTAGACGAAATCTACGCTGACTAA
- a CDS encoding metallophosphoesterase family protein, producing the protein MVKFIHCADLHLDSPFKSRSYLSQSIFEDMQKSAYESFKKIVDLALNEEIDFMIVSGDLFDQQNRTLRAEVFLKEQFERLSKEQIFVYICHGNHDPLSSSIGTEWPDNVSVFSENVETYQTITKNGEEIYLHGFSYQNDASYENKLDAYPSSQGQKGIHIGILHGTYSKSSTKDRYTEFRLEDLNNKLYHYWALGHIHERQQLSDMPQIHYPGNIQGRHFKELGEKGCLLVEGDDLNLEAKFVPTQFIRFEKATLETDKTSKQGLFEAIQTFKTQVRKKGKSIYQLKVIVNSDQMIPEQDALQVHEMISDYEENEHNFVFIENLTINNKYEDQNTLVKEFSPELIDDNTVYDKAMNDLYLNPKASKYLENYSDFDRRGLIEHAEELLKSDMREE; encoded by the coding sequence ATGGTGAAATTTATTCATTGTGCTGACTTACATTTAGATAGCCCATTTAAGTCAAGAAGCTATTTAAGTCAGTCGATTTTTGAAGATATGCAAAAAAGTGCGTACGAAAGCTTTAAAAAAATAGTAGATTTAGCATTGAATGAAGAAATAGATTTTATGATTGTTTCTGGTGATTTATTTGACCAACAGAACCGGACATTACGTGCAGAAGTGTTTTTGAAAGAGCAATTTGAGCGCTTATCTAAAGAACAAATATTCGTATACATTTGTCACGGCAATCATGATCCATTATCTTCAAGTATTGGTACAGAATGGCCAGATAACGTTTCAGTGTTCTCAGAAAATGTAGAAACTTATCAAACAATTACTAAAAATGGTGAAGAAATCTACCTTCACGGGTTTAGTTATCAAAATGATGCAAGTTACGAAAATAAATTAGATGCTTATCCATCAAGCCAAGGACAAAAGGGAATCCATATTGGCATACTTCATGGTACATATAGTAAATCTAGCACTAAAGACCGTTATACAGAATTCAGATTAGAAGATTTAAACAATAAGCTGTATCATTATTGGGCATTAGGTCATATTCATGAGCGTCAACAATTAAGTGATATGCCTCAAATTCACTATCCAGGGAATATACAAGGCCGACACTTTAAAGAATTAGGCGAAAAAGGTTGTTTGTTAGTAGAAGGTGACGATCTAAATCTTGAGGCTAAATTCGTACCTACACAATTTATTCGTTTTGAAAAAGCAACGCTTGAAACAGATAAAACATCTAAACAAGGTCTTTTTGAAGCAATTCAAACTTTTAAAACACAAGTGAGAAAAAAAGGTAAATCGATTTATCAATTAAAGGTTATTGTTAATTCTGATCAAATGATACCTGAACAAGACGCGTTACAAGTTCATGAAATGATTAGTGATTACGAAGAAAATGAACATAACTTTGTATTTATTGAAAATTTAACAATCAATAATAAATATGAAGATCAAAATACATTAGTGAAAGAATTTTCGCCAGAATTAATCGATGACAACACTGTGTATGATAAAGCTATGAACGATTTGTATTTAAATCCAAAAGCTTCTAAATATCTTGAAAATTATAGTGATTTTGATCGACGTGGTTTGATTGAACATGCCGAAGAATTATTAAAGTCAGATATGAGGGAGGAATAA